The Apis cerana isolate GH-2021 linkage group LG12, AcerK_1.0, whole genome shotgun sequence genome window below encodes:
- the LOC108003710 gene encoding uncharacterized protein LOC108003710 translates to MNIFIRNWFLVALFVLPLEIIEMGNGYKLIRPYKYYQPRPLRWSGWWHTDHKSSKFYRSKRISPEDYYSRKPIYNRYGSARDDFDGRTENYPCIIVIQLSKGRNEYEDDKRNKKYERIPIYTSESDYIEDNDESKMLDVNNRNVQIQMIKSENPKLHIKISRSDNEKGIKIMDKLNISVQDHY, encoded by the exons atgaatatatttatacga AACTGGTTTCTGGTTGCACTTTTCGTTTTACCGCTCGAGATTATCGAAATGGGAAATGGTTACAAACTGATTAGACCGTACAAGTACTATCAACCTAGACCATTGCGGTGGTCTGGATGGTGGCACACGGATCACAAATCATCCAAGTTCTACCGTTCTAAGAGGATATCGCCGGAAGACTATTACTCCCGCAAACCAATCTATAATAG ATATGGTTCGGCGAGAGACGATTTTGACGGACGTACCGAAAATTATCCCTGCATCATCGTGATACAATTGTCTAAAGGGAGAAACGAATACGAAGACgataaaagaaacaagaaatacGAAAGAATTCCTATATACACCAGTGAAAGTGATTACATCGAGGATAACGACGAATCAAAGATGTTGGACGTTAATAACAGAAACGTGCAAATACag ATGATCAAAAGCGAAAATCCAAAATTgcatatcaaaatatcaagatCGGATAACGAAAaaggtattaaaattatggataAATTGAATATCAGTGTACAAGATCATTattga
- the LOC108003721 gene encoding blood vessel epicardial substance-like isoform X2, with product MARTTRSRRKMANTTDAPSPASSLLSSTTTTPFTGPTSTTYSTEGYTFNYSGLPSLGGYSFEDLNYTELWVDVWNSTEASNATERLNATVLSSGGGYCDEWEAAQHKLFQAANLFFAAAFLVPRSFKASVLALRTFLTAGFMLAALWAGITICALDAMLWCLALGLLNGIHSLILACRFLPPALSPELAELYLKLFKPYKVSKKHFQELAKEARILKLDSGQTYATEGVTPADERLSILLRGKLKVTCDGTHLHYIKAYQFVDSPEWEATHVNINDVFQVTIRAEESSTYICWTRIKLLRVLRHRPLLKVVLNTLIGKDITSKLYALNEQLAGVAATSETTTSNPYRGVARSLSVDAVNTETAGRVRSTTWKAQRRHSNPRSDSNVRDARMTVARRGGPCERTSSFAIAAAFRLAPSRPLATVVRPRKNAAASSGS from the exons ATGGCCCGTACCACGCGCTCGCGACGAAAAATGGCGAACACGACTGATGCTCCCTCGCCCGCGAGCAGCCTTTTGTCGTCCACCACGACAACCCCGTTCACCGGCCCGACATCGACAACCTACTCCACCGAGGGCTATACCTTCAATTACAGCGGCTTGCCCAGCCTAGGTGGCTACTCGTTCGAGGACTTGAATTACACGGAACTGTGGGTGGACGTGTGGAACAGTACGGAGGCCAGTAACGCGACCGAGAGGTTAAATGCCACTGTATTGTCATCGGGAGGAGGCTATTGCGACGAGTGGGAGGCGGCGCAGCACAAACTCTTCCAG GCGGCGAATCTGTTCTTCGCAGCGGCGTTCCTGGTGCCGCGCTCGTTCAAGGCTTCGGTACTGGCGCTCCGCACCTTTCTCACGGCCGGCTTCATGTTGGCCGCCCTGTGGGCCGGGATCACGATATGCGCGTTGGACGCGATGCTCTGGTGCCTCGCCCTCGGCCTCCTCAACGGCATCCACTCGCTCATACTAGCCTGTCGATTTCTGCCGCCCGCGCTCAGTCCGGAGCTCGCCGAGCTCTATCTCAAACTGTTCAAGCCGTACAAGGTGAGCAAGAAACACTTCCAGGAGCTGGCCAAGGAGGCGAGGATATTGAAGCTGGACTCTGGTCAAACGTACGCGACGGAAGGCGTCACACCTGCCGACGAACGGCTGTCGATACTGTTGCGCGGCAA GCTGAAGGTGACCTGCGACGGGACGCACTTGCACTACATCAAAGCTTATCAGTTCGTGGACTCGCCGGAATGGGAGGCCACGCACGTGAACATCAACGACGTGTTCCAAGTGACGATACGAGCCGAGGAGTCGAGCACCTACATCTGTTGGACCAGGATCAAGTTGCTCAGGGTACTCAGGCATAGGCCCCTGCTCAAGGTCGTCCTCAACACCCTCATCGGTAAGGACATTACGTCCAAGTTGTACGCCCTTAACGAGCAGCTCGCTGGAGTCGCCGCGACCAGTGAGACAACCACGTCGAATCCTTACAGGGGTGTCGCGAGAAGTCTTAGCGTCGACGCTGTAAACACCGAAACTGCCGGAAGAGTACGATCGACGACGTGGAAGGCACAGAGGAGGCACAGTAATCCGCGTAGCGACA GTAACGTTCGAGACGCCCGTATGACGGTCGCTCGACGGGGAGGGCCCTGCGAGCGTACCTCTTCTTTCGCTATCGCCGCAGCGTTCCGCCTAGCCCCGTCGAGACCTCTCGCCACGGTTGTTCGTCCTCGAAAGAACGCCGCCGCGTCGAGCGGATCGTAG
- the LOC108003721 gene encoding blood vessel epicardial substance-like isoform X1 — MARTTRSRRKMANTTDAPSPASSLLSSTTTTPFTGPTSTTYSTEGYTFNYSGLPSLGGYSFEDLNYTELWVDVWNSTEASNATERLNATVLSSGGGYCDEWEAAQHKLFQAANLFFAAAFLVPRSFKASVLALRTFLTAGFMLAALWAGITICALDAMLWCLALGLLNGIHSLILACRFLPPALSPELAELYLKLFKPYKVSKKHFQELAKEARILKLDSGQTYATEGVTPADERLSILLRGKLKVTCDGTHLHYIKAYQFVDSPEWEATHVNINDVFQVTIRAEESSTYICWTRIKLLRVLRHRPLLKVVLNTLIGKDITSKLYALNEQLAGVAATSETTTSNPYRGVARSLSVDAVNTETAGRVRSTTWKAQRRHSNPRSDRSSPSRYSHQYWAPVVANHFPPTSPFTQGQNLGYTLLPQGVQFSPPPRAPFFSHQPLTRQRSGGASGDYTLLPQTPKLERKRSKKGTREVTFETPV, encoded by the exons ATGGCCCGTACCACGCGCTCGCGACGAAAAATGGCGAACACGACTGATGCTCCCTCGCCCGCGAGCAGCCTTTTGTCGTCCACCACGACAACCCCGTTCACCGGCCCGACATCGACAACCTACTCCACCGAGGGCTATACCTTCAATTACAGCGGCTTGCCCAGCCTAGGTGGCTACTCGTTCGAGGACTTGAATTACACGGAACTGTGGGTGGACGTGTGGAACAGTACGGAGGCCAGTAACGCGACCGAGAGGTTAAATGCCACTGTATTGTCATCGGGAGGAGGCTATTGCGACGAGTGGGAGGCGGCGCAGCACAAACTCTTCCAG GCGGCGAATCTGTTCTTCGCAGCGGCGTTCCTGGTGCCGCGCTCGTTCAAGGCTTCGGTACTGGCGCTCCGCACCTTTCTCACGGCCGGCTTCATGTTGGCCGCCCTGTGGGCCGGGATCACGATATGCGCGTTGGACGCGATGCTCTGGTGCCTCGCCCTCGGCCTCCTCAACGGCATCCACTCGCTCATACTAGCCTGTCGATTTCTGCCGCCCGCGCTCAGTCCGGAGCTCGCCGAGCTCTATCTCAAACTGTTCAAGCCGTACAAGGTGAGCAAGAAACACTTCCAGGAGCTGGCCAAGGAGGCGAGGATATTGAAGCTGGACTCTGGTCAAACGTACGCGACGGAAGGCGTCACACCTGCCGACGAACGGCTGTCGATACTGTTGCGCGGCAA GCTGAAGGTGACCTGCGACGGGACGCACTTGCACTACATCAAAGCTTATCAGTTCGTGGACTCGCCGGAATGGGAGGCCACGCACGTGAACATCAACGACGTGTTCCAAGTGACGATACGAGCCGAGGAGTCGAGCACCTACATCTGTTGGACCAGGATCAAGTTGCTCAGGGTACTCAGGCATAGGCCCCTGCTCAAGGTCGTCCTCAACACCCTCATCGGTAAGGACATTACGTCCAAGTTGTACGCCCTTAACGAGCAGCTCGCTGGAGTCGCCGCGACCAGTGAGACAACCACGTCGAATCCTTACAGGGGTGTCGCGAGAAGTCTTAGCGTCGACGCTGTAAACACCGAAACTGCCGGAAGAGTACGATCGACGACGTGGAAGGCACAGAGGAGGCACAGTAATCCGCGTAGCGACA GGAGCTCCCCGTCACGGTACTCGCATCAGTACTGGGCGCCCGTCGTGGCCAATCACTTCCCGCCCACTTCGCCGTTCACCCAAGGCCAGAACCTCGGCTACACGTTACTGCCGCAAGGTGTACAGTTTTCACCACCGCCACGGGCACCCTTCTTCTCGCACCAGCCGTTGACGAGGCAGCGCAGCGGAGGGGCGAGCGGCGACTACACCCTGCTACCTCAAACACCCAAGCTCGAGAGGAAACGGTCGAAAAAGGGGACGAGAGAG GTAACGTTCGAGACGCCCGTATGA